In Deltaproteobacteria bacterium, the genomic stretch CGGGTCCCCCGGCTGGTCGATATTCACACGACGCTGCGGTTGCTTCGGGACCTCGGGGTCGAATACGAATGGATCGATGACCAAGAAGTCGCGCTGTCCGCAGGCAGGGTGCAAAACCTCGAAGCCTCGTACGACTTGGTGAAAACCATGCGCGCTTCTTTTCTCACACTCGGTCCCTTGCTGGCGCGGTTTGGCCGTGCGCGGGTGTCCACGCCCGGAGGCTGCGCCATCGGTGCGCGTCCGGTCAATATCCACCTGGACGGCCTGCAGCGTCTCGGCGCCACGATTCATCTCTATCAAGGCTATGTTGAAGCGGAAGCCAAGAAATTACGCGGCGCGCATCTCCCGCTGGAATTTCCTTCGGTCGGGGCTACGGAAAATCTGATGATGGCTGCCGCCCTCGCCGAAGGCGACACTATCATCGACAATGCCGCGCGCGAACCGGAGATTGTCGACTTGGCGCTGTTGCTCAATGCGATGGGCGCGCGCATTCGCGGGGCAGGCACCAACTCGATCATTATCGAAGGCGTCTCGTCTCTTCATGGTGCCGAGCATGTCGTCATTCCCGACCGCGTCGAAGCCGGCACTTTTCTGGCCGCCGGGGCTATTACTTCAGGAGATGTCTTCGTGCGTGGTGCCCGCGCGGATCATCTTGATGAGTTTCTCGCCACCTTCAAAGAAGCTGGCATCGAGTTCGTCGTCCACGAAGCTGGCATCCGCGTCATCGGCAACGGTCGCCCGGCTGGCATTCAACTGACCACCCTTCCCTACCCTGGGTTTCCCACCGACCTGCAAGCGCAGATGATGGCGTTGCTCTCGCTCGGACAAGGACAGAGCACGATCACCGAGACGATTTTCGAGAACCGCTTCATGCATGCCCAGGAGCTAGTCCGCCTCGGTGCCGACATCCAAGTGCATGGCAATGTGGCGACGATCAACGGCGTTGCCTATCTGAGCGGTGCCCAGGTGATGGCCACGGATTTACGCGCCAGCGTGTCGCTGCTCCTCGCCGGACTGGCGGCTCAAGGCGAAACGGAAGTTGCGCGCGTCTATCACTTGGATCGTGGTTACGAGCGTATCGAAGAAAAACTTTCTCGGCTCGGTGCCGATATTCGCCGCGCCAAAGCCGACTAACCGAGACTCATGTCAGCACAAAAATCCCACACTGTTGCCCTGCTCAACACTGCCGACCCGACGTGCCAACGCCACTTGCGCAAGCTGCTCGCGCGTGGCGAAAATGCCAGCGAGCAGGTGGAAAAAAGCGTGCGTGACATCATCACCGCTGTGAAACGGCGTGGCGATCGAGCAGTATGCGCCTACACGGAGACCTTCGACCGTGTCCGGCTCACAGCCCAGACCTTAGCCGTTCCTCCGGAAGAGTGGCGCGCAGCCTTCGACTCGCTCCCCACCGTCGAGCGCCGTGCGCTGCAAGTCGCGGCGCAACGCATCACCGCCTTTCATCGCAAACAGCGTCAGGCAAGCTGGTCGTATCGCGACCCGTTAGGTGTCACGTTGGGGCAACGCATTGCCCCGCTGCATCGCGTTGGCGTCTACGTGCCCGGTGGAAAAGCCGCGTATCCGTCTTCTGTTCTCATGAATGTCATCCCGGCCAAAGTCGCCGGGGTCAAAGAAATTGTCGTGGTCTCTCCGCCCTCGCCTCAGGGGTATCATCCCGGCATCCTCGCGGCGGCCCACCTCGCCGGAGCGCACGCGTTCTTCCGTGTCGGTGGCGCGCAAGCCGTTGCCGCACTCGCTTACGGTACCAACACCATTCCCCAAGTCGATAAAATCGTCGGCCCTGGCAACATCTACGTCGCCACGGCCAAACGCTTGGTGTTCGGTCAGGTGGATATCGACATGATCGCCGGTCCCAGTGAAGTCTTGGTCATTGCCGACGACAGCGCTTCGCCCCGCGACGTCGCCGCCGATATGTTGTCGCAGGCGGAACACGACGAACTCGCGGCCCCGCTTTGCGTCACCACCTCCAAGTCATTGGCGCGGGCGATTGTCCAAGCCATCGCCGAACAACTGACGACCTTGAGCCGGGCACGGATTGCGGCAACGTCAATGCGACGCCAAGGCGCGGTGATCGTGGCGCGGGATCGAGACGAAGTCATCACGCTGGCCAACGCCATCGCCCCCGAACATCTCGAACTCGCTGTAAAGAATCCCCGCTCCTGGCTTCCACATCTTCACCATGCCGGGGCGATTTTCCTCGGACATCTCTCCACCGAGCCGTTCGGCGACTACATCGCCGGACCGAATCACGTCCTCCCCACCGGCGGGACGGCGCGGTTTTCCTCGCCGCTAGGCGTCTACGATTTTCTCAAGCGCACGAACATTATCGAGGCGTCCACCCGGGCCATGACGGCACTCGGTCCTCACATCGTCCAGCTCGCGCAGATGGAGGGGCTTGAGGCCCACGCCCGCGCCGTGCAGTATCGTCTCAACGGAGGCGCGCATGCGTAAAGCCGACTTGCATCGCAAAACTAACGAAACCGATATTCACATCAGCCTGAATCTCGATGGCGAGGGGCAGTATCAGATTGCCACTGGCGTGCCGTTCCTGAACCATATGCTCGAACTGTTCGCGCGCCACGGTTTCTTCGACCTGACAGTCCAGGCGACCGGCGATGTGGAGATCGACGATCACCACACGGTGGAAGATGTCGGTCTCGCCCTCGGCCAAGCGTTTCGCGAAGCCTTGGGCGACAAGAAAGGCATCCGCCGCTTCGGCGAGACGACGGTGCCGCTCGACGAGGCACTAGTGTCCTGTGTCGTGGATCTTAGCGGGCGACCGTTTCTCGCCTACAATCTGCAAATCAAACAGGAAAAGGTCGGCAATTTCGCCACCGAACTGATCCACGATTTCTTTCTCGCCTTCACCAACCAGCTCGCCATGAACCTGCACTT encodes the following:
- the murA gene encoding UDP-N-acetylglucosamine 1-carboxyvinyltransferase, translated to MDKIVVRGGAPLRGEIAVSGAKNAALPLLFATLLTEEECRLSRVPRLVDIHTTLRLLRDLGVEYEWIDDQEVALSAGRVQNLEASYDLVKTMRASFLTLGPLLARFGRARVSTPGGCAIGARPVNIHLDGLQRLGATIHLYQGYVEAEAKKLRGAHLPLEFPSVGATENLMMAAALAEGDTIIDNAAREPEIVDLALLLNAMGARIRGAGTNSIIIEGVSSLHGAEHVVIPDRVEAGTFLAAGAITSGDVFVRGARADHLDEFLATFKEAGIEFVVHEAGIRVIGNGRPAGIQLTTLPYPGFPTDLQAQMMALLSLGQGQSTITETIFENRFMHAQELVRLGADIQVHGNVATINGVAYLSGAQVMATDLRASVSLLLAGLAAQGETEVARVYHLDRGYERIEEKLSRLGADIRRAKAD
- the hisD gene encoding histidinol dehydrogenase, yielding MSAQKSHTVALLNTADPTCQRHLRKLLARGENASEQVEKSVRDIITAVKRRGDRAVCAYTETFDRVRLTAQTLAVPPEEWRAAFDSLPTVERRALQVAAQRITAFHRKQRQASWSYRDPLGVTLGQRIAPLHRVGVYVPGGKAAYPSSVLMNVIPAKVAGVKEIVVVSPPSPQGYHPGILAAAHLAGAHAFFRVGGAQAVAALAYGTNTIPQVDKIVGPGNIYVATAKRLVFGQVDIDMIAGPSEVLVIADDSASPRDVAADMLSQAEHDELAAPLCVTTSKSLARAIVQAIAEQLTTLSRARIAATSMRRQGAVIVARDRDEVITLANAIAPEHLELAVKNPRSWLPHLHHAGAIFLGHLSTEPFGDYIAGPNHVLPTGGTARFSSPLGVYDFLKRTNIIEASTRAMTALGPHIVQLAQMEGLEAHARAVQYRLNGGAHA
- the hisB gene encoding imidazoleglycerol-phosphate dehydratase HisB yields the protein MRKADLHRKTNETDIHISLNLDGEGQYQIATGVPFLNHMLELFARHGFFDLTVQATGDVEIDDHHTVEDVGLALGQAFREALGDKKGIRRFGETTVPLDEALVSCVVDLSGRPFLAYNLQIKQEKVGNFATELIHDFFLAFTNQLAMNLHFNMIQGRNPHHIIEAGFKAFARAMSSAVQYDPRVKGVLSTKGTL